Proteins from a single region of Natrialbaceae archaeon AArc-T1-2:
- a CDS encoding DUF7558 family protein, giving the protein MQQTLSGCAFCEALPGADAGEAHTWGKEERVTHQICVDCAIQARPDPDERDYHACDGCGLVVDTLAALTRFRVELGHLEGALLLCARCSPGGPATYWTHDLKEHLVAAPVE; this is encoded by the coding sequence ATGCAGCAGACACTCTCCGGGTGTGCCTTCTGCGAGGCGCTGCCCGGTGCTGACGCTGGTGAGGCACACACGTGGGGGAAAGAAGAGCGGGTCACCCATCAGATCTGTGTCGACTGTGCAATTCAGGCGCGACCCGATCCCGATGAGCGTGATTACCACGCCTGCGACGGGTGTGGACTCGTCGTTGACACGCTCGCAGCACTCACCCGGTTCCGCGTAGAACTCGGACATCTCGAGGGGGCACTACTGCTTTGTGCTCGTTGTAGCCCCGGTGGCCCCGCCACATACTGGACGCACGACCTCAAGGAGCACCTCGTCGCGGCGCCAGTGGAGTAG